A window of Fictibacillus halophilus contains these coding sequences:
- a CDS encoding M23 family metallopeptidase: MKKFLSLFTVFIFSLVLVAPSFASAAQKLIQPINNAYITAGFLNANYQQKFGFKHYGWDLTSTNSSRAVWASGTGKVLATGYDNVLGNTVIVKYPASYIHSTGATKDLVFRYNHLASIAVSKGQSVTKDTRLGNYGNTGMYSTGPHLHFEIDTDTVYYQYSPTLGSSSNIIKAGTASTVLSPKNVLYTKVSNPDNQSIYIVGDGYQSSSEDDLPFKN; this comes from the coding sequence ATGAAAAAGTTTCTTAGTCTATTCACTGTGTTTATTTTTTCACTCGTGCTCGTTGCTCCATCGTTTGCGTCTGCAGCTCAAAAGTTGATTCAACCAATCAACAACGCGTATATTACCGCTGGTTTTTTGAATGCTAACTATCAGCAGAAATTTGGCTTCAAACATTATGGATGGGATTTAACTTCAACTAACAGCAGCAGAGCGGTTTGGGCGAGTGGAACTGGAAAAGTTTTAGCTACAGGCTACGATAACGTTTTAGGTAACACCGTCATTGTGAAATATCCCGCATCTTACATCCATTCAACAGGTGCAACAAAAGATCTTGTGTTCCGATATAATCACTTAGCTTCTATTGCCGTATCTAAGGGGCAAAGTGTTACAAAAGATACTCGATTAGGTAACTATGGAAATACAGGTATGTATTCGACTGGTCCACACCTTCACTTTGAAATTGATACAGACACCGTTTATTACCAATACTCTCCTACACTAGGATCGAGTTCAAATATTATAAAAGCGGGTACTGCTAGCACGGTGCTATCTCCGAAAAATGTTCTATATACTAAAGTCTCTAATCCTGATAACCAGAGCATTTATATCGTTGGAGATGGCTATCAATCTTCCTCTGAAGATGACCTTCCTTTTAAAAACTAA
- a CDS encoding ABC transporter permease, with protein sequence MKSITGTLLGRLMRNIMRSPDTIITVAITPIMMMLLFVYVFGGAIETGTDNYVNYLLPGILLMAIASDVAYTSVRLFTDVKSGLMARFVTMPIKQSSVLWAHVCTSLVSNAITILIVILVALLMGFRSNAGLLDWLSVAGILGLFTLALTWLAVIPGLTASSMEGATAYSYPLVFLPFISSAFVPTETMPKLVRIFAENQPVTSIVNAIRALLYDGSVGNDIWVALAWCIGIMVIAYFFASKKFKGQLG encoded by the coding sequence ATGAAAAGTATAACAGGAACTTTATTAGGGCGTTTAATGCGTAATATCATGCGAAGTCCGGATACGATTATCACGGTGGCAATCACACCGATTATGATGATGCTATTGTTCGTCTATGTATTCGGCGGTGCGATAGAGACAGGGACAGACAACTATGTGAATTACTTATTACCGGGAATTTTGCTGATGGCGATCGCATCAGACGTGGCTTATACGTCTGTTCGACTGTTTACAGATGTGAAGAGTGGATTAATGGCTCGTTTTGTAACTATGCCGATTAAACAATCGTCGGTATTGTGGGCACATGTATGTACTTCACTTGTTTCAAATGCCATTACCATCTTGATTGTTATCCTAGTCGCCTTGCTGATGGGTTTTCGTTCTAACGCAGGACTTCTAGATTGGCTTTCTGTAGCGGGAATACTTGGACTATTTACACTAGCACTAACATGGCTCGCCGTTATTCCGGGTTTAACAGCAAGTTCTATGGAAGGAGCAACAGCTTATTCCTACCCGCTCGTATTCCTACCCTTTATCAGTTCAGCATTTGTTCCAACTGAAACAATGCCTAAGCTTGTACGAATCTTTGCTGAGAATCAACCTGTAACATCCATTGTGAACGCAATTCGTGCTCTACTGTATGATGGATCAGTTGGAAATGATATTTGGGTTGCGCTTGCTTGGTGTATCGGAATTATGGTGATTGCTTACTTCTTTGCCAGTAAAAAGTTTAAAGGCCAGTTGGGATAA
- a CDS encoding ABC transporter ATP-binding protein codes for MNQTAISIKRLKKSFKDKEVLKGVGFEVHRGEIFALLGSNGAGKTTIVNILSTLMKADEGKAHICGYDIDRQPDEVRQSISLTGQFAALDGMLTGRENLMMISKLRGVHNPAQVADQLLARFSLTEAANKRADQYSGGMKRRLDIAMSLIGTPNVIFLDEPTTGLDPEARIEVWNTVKELANGGTTILLTTQYLEEAEQLADRIAILHGGVIIKTGTLQELKEMFPPAKVEYVEKQPSLEDIFLNIIGKKESV; via the coding sequence ATGAATCAAACAGCGATTTCTATAAAACGCTTGAAAAAGTCTTTCAAAGATAAGGAAGTTTTAAAAGGAGTAGGTTTTGAGGTGCACAGGGGAGAAATCTTCGCATTGTTAGGATCAAATGGAGCGGGAAAGACGACGATCGTCAACATTCTCTCTACACTAATGAAAGCAGATGAAGGGAAAGCACACATCTGTGGATACGATATCGATCGTCAACCCGATGAAGTTCGCCAGAGCATTAGTTTGACAGGGCAGTTTGCAGCTTTAGACGGAATGCTTACTGGGCGGGAGAACCTGATGATGATCTCTAAATTGAGAGGTGTTCACAACCCAGCTCAAGTAGCAGATCAATTACTTGCAAGATTCAGCTTGACGGAAGCCGCGAACAAACGAGCAGATCAATATTCGGGTGGTATGAAACGAAGGCTGGATATTGCCATGAGTCTGATTGGGACACCGAACGTTATTTTTCTCGACGAACCAACAACGGGACTTGATCCTGAAGCACGTATTGAAGTTTGGAATACAGTGAAGGAACTTGCGAATGGAGGCACGACCATATTACTGACCACACAATACTTGGAAGAAGCCGAGCAGCTCGCAGACCGTATCGCGATATTACATGGTGGAGTAATCATTAAGACCGGAACACTGCAAGAACTGAAAGAGATGTTTCCGCCAGCAAAAGTGGAGTACGTTGAAAAGCAGCCATCGCTCGAGGATATTTTCCTCAACATCATCGGTAAAAAGGAGAGTGTGTAA
- a CDS encoding DUF1048 domain-containing protein has translation MLEWIKKMIGDKKEYKMMMARVEALPEDYQFVFKKIQNYMWNFSAGNGMDMLHIQYELIDLFEAGAAEGRPVLDITGEDVASFADELVTNAKTYFAKYREDLNQSIKKELEKE, from the coding sequence ATGTTGGAATGGATTAAAAAGATGATCGGCGATAAGAAAGAATACAAAATGATGATGGCTCGTGTTGAAGCACTTCCAGAGGATTATCAGTTTGTATTTAAAAAGATTCAAAACTATATGTGGAACTTCTCAGCGGGCAACGGCATGGATATGCTACACATTCAGTATGAGTTGATTGATTTGTTTGAAGCGGGAGCAGCTGAAGGGAGACCCGTGCTAGACATTACAGGGGAAGACGTGGCATCTTTCGCAGATGAACTCGTAACAAACGCCAAAACCTATTTTGCTAAATATCGTGAAGATCTGAACCAAAGTATTAAGAAGGAATTAGAAAAAGAGTAA
- a CDS encoding PadR family transcriptional regulator — translation MENLTEMLKGSLEGCVLEIISRHETYGYEITRRLNDLGFTEVVEGTVYTILVRLEKKKLVDIVKKPSDMGPPRKFYTLNEAGRQELESFWRKWDFVSSKINLLKSH, via the coding sequence ATCGAAAATTTAACAGAGATGCTAAAAGGTTCACTGGAAGGCTGTGTATTAGAAATTATCAGTCGTCATGAAACCTATGGCTATGAGATTACACGACGCTTAAACGATTTAGGATTTACAGAAGTGGTGGAGGGTACGGTATACACGATCCTTGTACGGTTAGAAAAAAAGAAATTAGTAGACATAGTTAAGAAGCCATCAGATATGGGGCCGCCTCGAAAGTTTTACACGCTTAATGAAGCTGGCAGACAAGAACTTGAATCATTTTGGCGAAAATGGGATTTCGTATCTTCAAAGATTAATTTATTGAAATCACATTAA